AGCCAAGTAACAGAGTTGGTTGCTCGAAAGTTGTATTCAGATAATCCGAGGGCAGAGGTGACGATTGAATGGTAAATTGGGGGGATTAAAATCAAAAACCGGCAGATTTAATCTGCCGGAAAAAATTAATTTAAGTTATTTCCAAAACCATAATTTGCTTTAGGGCCAGAAGCTCCTTGGAGGTACTCTGTTTCCGGATTTTGAATTTGTTGTCTTACTTGGTTCGCATCAGTCTCAGTTCCGAATTCTACGTTGTTCGTTGAATTCATTAAATTTTGATTTGAAAAACGACCAGAAGCTTGAATTTTGTTAGCTTCAGCTTGCTGGATTTTTTGCCTAATTTGGTCAGCAGTTCGGTTCTTGTTTCGATTTTTTGACATGGATTTCACCTCCTCAAATTAGTCTGTTCAGAAGAGGTTTTATTATCACTAGGAATTATTATGTAATACGCATGAAGTTACTGATCTTTACCAACAACACTAGTAAATGATCAAAAAAGAATCTAAACCTTACAAGGAGCCATGGGAAGTGCCGTATTAAAGGATTAGCTAAAGTATTTATCTCAAGCAATTTAAGGTACGGTTTATTCTATGTATTAAATAGCAATGGGATTATGTTTTTATACAAATAATAGAAAGATATTGTGAAGGTGGTTGTTATAAGTGAATGCTATTAAATTTCGAGCAAAAATTACGAATCCTAACCATTTAAGTTATGGGGAAATTGTAGAAGTTGAATGGCTTGATTTAAAAAACAAACGTATTACTTTCAATGGAGTTGCAACAGCATTAGGTTTTGGAATTGTTGAGCAAGCCAATGATGGAGAATTTAAATTACTACAATACAGTGGACACAACGATTTAGATGATAACGAAATATATGCTGGGCATATTGTCCGTATTTATGATGATGAAGAAAATGATGACGGATGGAACGAAGAAGTTATCTTTCATCAGGGAGCATTTTGTGCAGGGGATGAAAATTTTATTGGTAACGTGCACTTTAGATCACGAATCATAGGTGATGTTTTTAAAGATAAAAAGCTATTATCCAATTGAAAGAAATTGTTCAGTAGGATGAAAAATGAAAAAACAAAATTCTATAAATTGAAGGAATCGACTATAAAATTAAAAATTTTAATGAATTATTCTGGTGGATATTTATACGTCTTTAGATGAGTGTGATTTATCAATTTAACCTCAGGTCCAAAAGATATTTCATAAGTCATTCGATCCTTTCCTAATGAAATATTGTGACCGCCATCAGTTGGTTCAATTTCAAAAGTAATTTGCAAATCAAAGCCTCGAAAATGATTTCTTTTAGTTTCAATCAATTCAATTTTCCACGGAGTTACACGAGGTGAAACATCCTTAAAAATCTTCGGGTAATAATAGTTAGTCAAATCTTTTTCGATATAAGGGGTAAGTATTAAGATTAGCATATCCTGTAATCTAAGTTCGTTAGAATCCTGAGTGGGTCCAAACCCTAATACTGTCCTTGGTAGGAAAAATAAAACAAGAGTAATTGATATTATTAAAGCAGATAGGCCCTTTTTCATTTATAAAATACACCTCTTTTATAATATTTTATAAATTTATTATTAACCATCCATTTAAAAGTATGTAGTTTTAAAAAGAGAAGATGGAAAAATACTCGAAATAATTCAACAGTAGTTTACTGCACAATATGTAAAAATAAACCGTTAAAGGGTCACTTTGGATAGGGTGACCCTTAGTAACTAAATTCGAAGGTTCTTAGTTTATAGCCTCAGAAATAGGTTTTATGTATTTTGTGGTCTCTCGAAAATTAGTTCATAATAAGTACCCATCCCAGGTGCAGTAGTAAAGTCAGGAGTTAAGATTTGAATAAATCTCCAACCTTCTTTTGCGTGATTTTTAATTACTTCTCGGTAATCTTCGGTAGGTCTACCTGATATTTTTTTAAACTCAATTTTAACAAACTTATATTCGTACATTAGAAACAGCTCCTTTTTAACCAGATTATAACATAAAAAAGCTGCAGCGTTTGCAGACGCTACAGCTCGAATTGGTTTATGCCCTTTGACGGTGCTTAACAACTCCATTATATCACACCGTAGGAGGGCAAACCTATGAAATTACTAACACAAGACAAGCTAGACGCAATGATTACAGACTACCACTGGATGGTTAACGCCATCAAAGAAATGCGTGCAGAAATGGTCGTTGGGGCAAAGACGGCACAGTATGGTATCGAGGCTACATTACCGAAAGCAATTGGTGGAGTAGGCGATCCGATTATGCAGGAGGCTATTCGACGTTCGAAGAACATCAAACGTGTTGCTGAGTATGAGAAGAAGCTTTTAGAGGTTCAGAGACTTTTAGACAGAGTTTCAGGCGATAGAGAGGTGCAAGTCCTTAATTGGATGCTAGACGGTAAATCACAGCGTTGGATAGGCCAACACATGGCTTTATCCGCAACGAGCATTAAGCGGATTAAAGATAATATTGTGAAACAGATGATGAGGGACCTTTGCTCTTAGGAAATATAGAGAGTGGGAAAGAGTTGTTTGAGGTACAAAAAATTTTAAAATATTTAAAATATATAATTAGGAAAGACAAAATTTACTTTAAACTTAGATTGTTTAGTTTTTATTGTATATGAAAAACAAAAATAAAGAGTTTGGATCAATTTCCAAACTCTTTATAAATAATTACTCTAAAAATCGTGATATATTACCAGCATATGTAACTTTATAGAACTTGCTGGAATAATCTTCGGTTTTTACTAGAGGTATATTCCCACCATATTTATATCCATTTCTTTCTTCAGTTGTAAAATAAGTACTAGGAATCGGTTTCCCTTTTTCGACGAAATCTATCCTTGTGACATAAATTGAGGCAGCATAAGGAGTAATAATATTAGAAGATTTCACCTGAATGGGCTCTTGAATTGGTGAAGAAGGTTGAGTAAGTTCTGCTGCATTAGCAGTACTAATAATCCCAACTGATAATGCTAATGTTGCTACACCTGCAGTAATTTTTTTAAACATGTTATAACATCCCTTCTTTGTCAATTGGTAGTACAATTAACAATATAATACATTTTTGGGTAAAAGTAAATACAATTTTCTGTTAATTGGAATACTTAGTTTGAATGTGGCGATTTTGTGTCTGAAAATAAGAGCTTTTGTCTACTATTCTTTGGTTAAAAAGGTTATTTTCTTTAGGTTCGTGAAAACTACAATTATTATTTTATATGATATAAGGAAACTGTAATTAAATCTCATTATTTTGTCGTATATTTCGTTATGGAATAAGTAACAAATGTTACAAATGTGATAGAAGTTACAAACGTTACATTCGTTACACATTAGGTATTTAAAAATTTATCTTGTAAAATTGGAGGTAGGACGGTGCGGCAATGTTTTCCTCTCTTGGCGTTTATAAATTACTAAATATTAGGGACAGACAGACCGACGACCGACCCGCGCTTGACAGACTAGTTCGGAGCGTGACACACGGCCGGCTCATATTTTTTAAGAGATTAGGTATCTTAATTAATATAAAAGGCTAAAAAACGGAAAAAGGAGTGGTTATTATGTGAACTTCGTCCACTTTCCATAATTCAGTCAAACTAACTACAGCAATAAAGTGCACGGAAATGCACTATAAAACTAAAACACTTTTCTGCCTACACAATAAACACGTCCGGCTCAACGTGTGTGAGAAATGAGCTAACTCGACAATTAAATATTTTACCGCAGTAGACGAGCCTTATCCTTAGCACGGTAAGGCTTTTTATTATGAAAATGCCAAAAAGGTTTCGTGTTTTTCGATTTACACAACAATATTGATTTGTTAAAATAGGAACGTAAGTTCGTATTTTAATTATATTAAGATTGGAGAATGATACATATGACAAACCCTACCTACAGCAACAAAAGAAGAAAAGTATTTAGCGTTTTATGGTTTTTTATCACAATTATCTACTGAGGATAGGTTAGATCATTTGTATAAGAATACATTTAATAAAATGTATAATGTTATAACTGAGAACACCAAGCCTAATGATCCTCAAACTCTTAATGATGTATTTACAACTATGGAGCCATACATTAAAAATGACACTTTTTATTATGTAGGAAAGATTAAACAACTTATAGAATCTGATTTATGGCAATACATGCTAACAGAAAAGGCAGATTTTGATGCAAGTGGATGGGAACCATATTAATAGATGCCTTAACGACTTAACGAACTTACAAAGTCTATCCTTTTTAGGTAGATGCCATTATGGTGTTTTTTTGTTCTTAAAATTAAGGAGGAATAAAAAATGGAGAAACAATTTATTGAAGAAAAATTAGAGTCATTGTTGAGTGGAAAAGAAGTTCAATTCGGATTAAGTTCAGTAAACCTTACTGGAACAACAAGATTGGTGACAGATGGTGATATCAATACTGGAATGGTAATGAAACCGGCTTCTCATAGTACGGACCCATCTGCAATAGATACACTACTATATGAGTTTTCATCTCCTCAGAATATTGATGCTATTAAAGTACATATTGAAAATAATAATAATGCAACTTATGACTATTTCTGTAAAGACAGTAATAACAGAGACTGCGGAAGTGGTCGAATTGAGCTTATAGATAATGTAACCAATATTTATTTTTTGCCTAATAGAATTGCAGATGTAAAGAAAATTTTATTCAACACTCAAACAAAGATAGTGTAAAAGTTCTAGAGTGGGATGTTTACACTGATCGTTCACTTGATCCAAAACCAACGGCTAATAGAGCAATATTGACTATCACATTGTTAAATGAAGTGCAAAAAGAATATGACTTATCTACTGAAGAAGTACAAGCGTTCCTTACATGGTTTGATGAACGTACTAAGGGAAATGGACTAGAAGAATATGCATTTGAAAAAACATGGAATAAAGGACCATTCTCTAATCGAACTGAGTGCATTATCTACAGTAAAATAATTATGTTTGAAGTTGATGAATATGTTATTGAAATGTAATTAGTTATAATAGTAATTAAGAAGTCACACTCTAAATGAGTTGTGACTTTTTATTATGAAAATAACCTAATAAATATTTCCATAAACA
This genomic stretch from Lysinibacillus pakistanensis harbors:
- a CDS encoding galactose oxidase produces the protein MTITLLNEVQKEYDLSTEEVQAFLTWFDERTKGNGLEEYAFEKTWNKGPFSNRTECIIYSKIIMFEVDEYVIEM
- a CDS encoding DUF3888 domain-containing protein; amino-acid sequence: MKKGLSALIISITLVLFFLPRTVLGFGPTQDSNELRLQDMLILILTPYIEKDLTNYYYPKIFKDVSPRVTPWKIELIETKRNHFRGFDLQITFEIEPTDGGHNISLGKDRMTYEISFGPEVKLINHTHLKTYKYPPE
- a CDS encoding LuxR C-terminal-related transcriptional regulator — translated: MKLLTQDKLDAMITDYHWMVNAIKEMRAEMVVGAKTAQYGIEATLPKAIGGVGDPIMQEAIRRSKNIKRVAEYEKKLLEVQRLLDRVSGDREVQVLNWMLDGKSQRWIGQHMALSATSIKRIKDNIVKQMMRDLCS
- a CDS encoding DUF4177 domain-containing protein; this encodes MELLSTVKGHKPIRAVASANAAAFLCYNLVKKELFLMYEYKFVKIEFKKISGRPTEDYREVIKNHAKEGWRFIQILTPDFTTAPGMGTYYELIFERPQNT
- a CDS encoding YopX family protein, which codes for MNAIKFRAKITNPNHLSYGEIVEVEWLDLKNKRITFNGVATALGFGIVEQANDGEFKLLQYSGHNDLDDNEIYAGHIVRIYDDEENDDGWNEEVIFHQGAFCAGDENFIGNVHFRSRIIGDVFKDKKLLSN